A genomic window from Coccinella septempunctata chromosome 9, icCocSept1.1, whole genome shotgun sequence includes:
- the LOC123320982 gene encoding uncharacterized protein LOC123320982 has protein sequence MVSKENRVVVPINVLEALHFIKKAWDEVSPRTIQNCFSACGFDVITTDESDTALENPEEVEIDLYTSVFDVDVNFNEFVEVDCDLPVCFPPTDESIVREVLQREEEDDAGFDNLEDPEIEPPTPPTVQEARQAIDTIRCFLESSEDIEYYIFKKLNEISSVVSGNFCFIWIRT, from the exons ATGGTTTCAAAA GAGAATCGTGTTGTAGTCCCAATAAATGTATTAGAAGCTCTACATTTCATCAAGAAGGCATGGGATGAAGTGAGCCCTCGAACAattcaaaattgtttttctgCATGTGGATTCGACGTGATTACCACCGATGAATCAGACACAGCGCTGGAAAATCCAGAAGAAGTAGAAATTGATCTGTACACATCTGTATTTGATGTGGATGTAAACTTTAACGAATTTGTGGAGGTGGATTGTGATCTACCGGTATGCTTTCCACCTACAGATGAAAGTATCGTACGTGAAGTGTTACAAAGGGAAGAAGAAGACGATGCAGGTTTCGACAATTTGGAGGACCCTGAAATTGAGCCACCTACACCACCAACTGTTCAAGAAGCTAGACAAGCTATCGACACGATCAGATGTTTTCTGGAAAGTTCTGAAGATATCGAATACTACATTTTCAAGAAACTAAATGAAATATCTTCGGTGGTTTCAGGAAACTTCTGTTTTATTTGGATTAGGACATAA